GGGCCGAAAGACGTTATCGCCAATTTGATCACCTTGGCCACGCATACCACCTACGGCGTGCCAGGGTACATTCAGGACGCCGCTGTTTTCGCCTTGGGCGAAGGGTTAGCTCTGGAAGAAAAGGTGGGCGCCCCCTTCCGCCGCCGCCGCGCAATTGGTCAGGCGATCCTTGCCGAGCAAAACGTCGTCGGGCTCGTCCCGTCATCCGGGGCGATGTATATGATGCTCGATATGCGCGCGACCGAACTGACAGGCGAGGGTTTTGCCGAAAAGTTGCTCGACACGCACAAAATCGCCGTGATGCCGGGCGAAAGCTTCGGCTCCAGTGCCGCGGGCCACGTACGTGTTGCCATGACTGTTGACGACGACGCTTTCGCCACCGCACTTAAAACAATTGTCGACTTTGCCAAGGAGATACAGCCATGACCTTCCGCGAACTGCACCAACCGGGCAATCCGTTCGTTCTGGCGAACGCTTGGGATATAGGGTCGGCCAAGATGCTGGCAGGTTTGGGCGCCAAGGCCATCGGCACCTCCTCGGCAGCCCATGCTTTTACCTTAGGACGACCAGACGGCGGCAAAGTCACCCGGGATGAGGCGCTTGCTCATGCGCAAGACCTTGTGGCGGCGGTGGATGTGCCGGTTTCAGGGGACTTTGAAGATGGCTTTGGCGAAGCACCGGAGACCTGCGCAGAGACGGTCCGCCTCTCGGGTGAAGCCGGGTTAGCCGGAATTTGCATTGAAGACACCATTGAGGCATCCGATCGCGTCTATGACTTTGATCTTGCGGTAGAACGCGTACGCGCAGCCTCCAGCGCTGCACGCGCCTTAAGCGAGGATTTCTTCTTCGTCGCCCGCGCAGATGGGGTGATGACCGGAGCTTATGACATCGAAGAAGCACTTCGCCGTATTCGCGCCTTTGATGCGGCCGGGGCCGACGGGCTCTATGTGCCAATTCCAAAAACGATGGACGACCTGAAACGCGTCATTGACGCGACCGACAAGCCGGTAAACGTGCTGGCCGCGGGACGCAACGCAAAACACAGCCTTGCGGATTACGCGGCTTTGGGGGCCGCCCGCATTTCCGTTGGCTCCGCTCTGGCGCGGGCGACGCATCGCGTGATCCATGACGCAGGCCTGTCGATGCTGAAGGATGGCGATTTCACACCTCTGAGCCAAGGAATCTCAAGTGCAGAGGTGGACAAACTATTAAGTTAGCGGGCATCACGTCGTCTAAGGCTCTTGGACGGGATAAATTTGATGGTTCGCTTTCTTATGGTGCTGCTTGTGGCCCTTGTGCCCGCGGTAACTGCGGCGCAGGACAAACTGCCCTATCCGCAATATTATACTATCCTCACCAATGATTTTGCGGACATTCTAAGCCCCGAAGCAGAGGCGCGAATTAACGCAGAGCTTCAGGCCGCCCGTGAAAAATCCGGCCGCGAAATGACGGTGGTGACCATCCGATCACGTGAGGATTACCTTCCTTCGACCGACATCGCGAGCTTTTCCAAAGACCTGTTCAATGGCTGGGGTATCGGAAATGCCGAACGGAATGACGGCATCTTGCTTCTCGTGGCGATTGAGGACCGCGAGGTGCGCATTGCACTTGGCGCGGGCTACCCTGCCCGCCAAGACGGCATCGCGGCGCGCATCATTCAAAGCGACATCATTCCCGCCTTCAGCGAAGGCCGCGTGGCAGATGGCATTCTGGCAGGCACGCGCGCCGCATTAAGCCGGATCACTCACCCTGATGA
Above is a window of Litoreibacter janthinus DNA encoding:
- a CDS encoding isocitrate lyase/PEP mutase family protein, which produces MTFRELHQPGNPFVLANAWDIGSAKMLAGLGAKAIGTSSAAHAFTLGRPDGGKVTRDEALAHAQDLVAAVDVPVSGDFEDGFGEAPETCAETVRLSGEAGLAGICIEDTIEASDRVYDFDLAVERVRAASSAARALSEDFFFVARADGVMTGAYDIEEALRRIRAFDAAGADGLYVPIPKTMDDLKRVIDATDKPVNVLAAGRNAKHSLADYAALGAARISVGSALARATHRVIHDAGLSMLKDGDFTPLSQGISSAEVDKLLS